In a genomic window of Scyliorhinus torazame isolate Kashiwa2021f chromosome 5, sScyTor2.1, whole genome shotgun sequence:
- the LOC140418475 gene encoding uncharacterized protein → MFNMEENGNIHTEEKPWKCGDCEEGFGSPSELESHRRSHTGERPFTCFACGKGFARSSNLLQHQRVHTVERTFTCPQCGKGFTQSSQLLRHQRVHSGEKPFICPECGKGFTRTSGLLTHQRVHTGERPFTCSKCGKGFAQSSNLLKHQRIHTEERPFKCPDCGQYYKSSLDLMRHQIVHTDERPFKCSHCGSGFRRSEELTVHLRIHTGERPFTCSECLKRFTQSSALLTHQRVHTGERPFPCSECGKRFTDLSTLLKHQSVHTDERPFKCLDCVKCYKSHRQLMYHQRVHTTERPFKCLDCEKCYKSSGELIRHQRVHTDERPFKCSYCETGFRGPEQLTAHQRIHTGERPFTCSKCGRGFTQSSTLLRHQRVHTGERPFACPECGKGFTTSSTLCKHQHVHNEQQ, encoded by the coding sequence ATGTTTAACATGGAAGAAAACGGcaacattcacactgaggagaaaccctggaaatgtggagactgtgaggAGGGATTTGGATCCCCATCTGAGTTGGaatctcatcgacgcagtcacactggggagaggccgttcacctgttttgcgtgtgggaagggattcgctcgatcatccaacctgctgcaacaccagcgggttcacactgtggaGAGAACATTCACCTGtccacagtgtgggaagggattcactcaatcctcccagctgctgagacaccagcgagttcatagtggggagaaaccattcatctgccccgagtgtgggaagggattcactcgcacATCAGGGctgctgacgcaccagcgagttcacactggggagaggccattcacctgctccaagtgtggaaagggattcgctcagtcatccaacctgctgaaacaccagcgaattcacaccgaggagagacctttcaaatgcccagactgtgggcaGTACTATAAAAGTTCCCTGGACCTAATGCGTCATCaaattgttcacactgatgagagaccgttcaagtgctctcactgtgggtctgggttcaggcgatcagaaGAACTCACTGTGCACCTACGAATTCACACGggggaaagaccattcacctgctcagagtgtttgaagcgattcactcagtcatctgcactgctgacgcaccagcgagtccacactggggagagaccattcccttgctcagagtgtgggaagagattcactgatttatccaccctgctgaaacaccagagtgttcacactgatgagagaccttttaaatgcttggACTGTGTAAAGTGCTATAAAAGTCATCGGCAACTGATgtatcatcaacgtgttcacaccactgagagaccatttaaatgtctaGACTGCGAGAAGTGCtacaaaagttctggggaactgatccgCCATCAAcgcgttcacactgacgagagaccattcaagtGCTCTTACTGCGAGACAGGTTTCAGGGGACCAGAACAACTCACTgcgcaccagagaattcacactggggagaggccattcacctgctccaaatgtgggaggggattcactcagtcatccacactgctgcgacaccagcgagttcacactggggagagaccattcgcctgcccagagtgtgggaagggatttactacctcatccaccctctgcaaacaccagcatgttcacaatgaacaacagtga
- the LOC140418474 gene encoding uncharacterized protein isoform X2 — translation MEKLLKCGDCGKGFNYPSALDIHRRIHTGERPYTCTVCGKGFAYSSSLYTHQRVHTGERPFNCLECGKGCNALSSLLIHQQVHSDQRPFQCSDCDKSFKSTKDLLRHQRTHMEVRPFTCSVCGKGFTQSSHLLTHQLVHSDKRPFQCSHCEKCFKSKNDLQAHQCTHTGEMPFICSLCQRRFGRLSQLQTHQRVHSDQRPFQCSDCEKSFKSKQDLVTHQRVHTGERPFTCSVCGKGFTHSSHRLRHQRVHTGERPFICSVCDGLWCNPVCGVCVMVVTWNIEVIEEPRPWISEELHCGLKMQSMMDNLVKSQPCQN, via the exons ATGGAGAAACTattgaaatgtggggactgtggaaagggattcaattacccatctgcattggatattcatcgacgcattcacactggagagaggccttacacctgcactgtgtgtgggaaaggatttgcataCTCATCCAGCCTGTATACACATCAGCGTGTTCAtactggcgagaggccattcaaTTGCCTTGAATGTGGGAAGGGGTGTAATGCTTTATCAAGCCTCCTGATTCACCAGCAAGTTCACTCTGatcagagaccgtttcaatgttctGATTGTGACAAAAGCTTTAAAAGCACAAaggacctgctgagacaccagcgcactcacatggaggtgaggcctttcacctgctcagtgtgcgggaagggattcactcagtcatcccaccttctaacacaccaacttgttcactctgataaGAGACCTTTTCAATGCTCGCACTGTGAGAAGTGTTTTAAAAGTAAAAATGATTTACAAGCCCATCaatgcactcacactggggagatgccgttcatctgctctctctGTCAGAGGAGATTTGGACGTTTATCCcagctacagacacaccagcgagttcactctgatcagagaccatttcaatgttctgattgtgagaagagctttaaaagcaaacAGGATCtggtgacacaccagcgagttcacactggagagaggccattcacctgctctgtgtgtgggaagggattcacccattcatCCCACCGTCTgagacaccagcgcgttcacactggagagaggccgttcatttgctcTGTGTGTG ACGGGCTGTGGTGTAaccctgtgtgtggagtttgtgtcATGGTGGTAACATGGAACATCGAGGTGATAGAAGAACCCAGACCGTGGATATCTGAAGAACTGCATTGTGGGCTCAAAATGCAAAGCATGATGGACAATTTAGTCAAGTCACAGCCTTGCCAGAATTAG